The following proteins are encoded in a genomic region of Oncorhynchus masou masou isolate Uvic2021 chromosome 19, UVic_Omas_1.1, whole genome shotgun sequence:
- the ak7a gene encoding adenylate kinase 7a yields MANEKTGSHRTKRVFVNNIDTYSSKCIAKFLSTCMVGGSLEEADEDGPADDETTLQDGTFQIVGTISNNEGEKPSFALQCYASQKRDQLLPSLLECDVVVYNISEHATAELIDEATWAISALHSDIESFASQKIFILISSVMTWAMSKPADPNDPEIPLTEDDYRRKRHHPNFKEHANAEKTVLKLGKTKKSKLSSYVVAAGVQYGMGENLLHYFFKTSWLGEFAKVPVFGPGTNVIPTIHVNDLAGVIQNVIDHKPKTHYFLAVDDSNNTFEDIVKIISFVLGPGKIKKVPKEEAYLTKVLTNADVDYLSVNLRIEPVFLKETFNLHWVSEAGIIDNINRVVEEYKLLRLLLPIRICLLGPPAVGKSSVAEKLCQHYKLHHINLKEVIDEKMQQLEEAVNGTEQEGESEEALSNAQDQLDSLKDSMEQNGGRLSDGLVYRIMRDKLNSTPCRNHGFVLDGFPKSYDQAKEIFYGEQDNPRSKMPAFNKKIIPEFIFSLEASDDFLKERVQNLPESVAEEMHYSKDEYLTRLKKFRKANVEDETVLNYFDELEIHPEHIEVNNAVDPEYGAVMDKITRLVGRPRNYGPTPEEREEMERKSVEETAQRLVLETAEWNRREAETAAKMATQLEEWNRHVTEVKRQEHELLEARSTPLRNYLMNYVMPSLTEGMMECCKAKPDDPVDFLAEYLLRNNSQD; encoded by the exons ATGGCAAACGAAAAGACAGGAAGTCACCGAACTAAACGAGTTTTCGTCAACAATATTGATACGTATTCATCTAAATGTATCGCAAAG TTTCTGTCAACCTGCATGGTTGGCGGCTCCTTGGAGGAGGCAGATGAAGATGGTCCCGCTGACGATGAGACAACACTTCAAGATGGGACTTTTCAAATTGTTGGAACTATCTCAAACAACGAAGGGGAAAAACCCAGTTTTGCATTACAATGTTATGCA TCACAGAAGCGAGATCAGCTGCTGCCAAGCCTATTGGAATGTGATGTGGTGGTTTACAACATCTCAGAACATGCAACAGCAGAGCTGATAGATGAGGCAACTTGGGCTATTTCAG CTCTTCACTCAGATATTGAGAGTTTTGCATCTCAGAAGATATTCATTTTGATATCATCAGTTATGACCTGGGCAATGAGCAAGCCAGCCGATCCT AATGACCCAGAGATTCCTCTGACAGAGGACGACTACAGAAGGAAAAGACATCATCCTAACTTCAAGGAGCACGCCAATGCAGAGAAAACGGTGCTCAAACTGGGCAAAACC AAAAAGTCCAAGCTGTCCAGTTATGTTGTGGCGGCAGGTGTTCAGTATGGAATGGGAGAAAACCTCCTCCACTACTTCTTCAAG ACATCTTGGCTGGGGGAGTTTGCAAAAGTTCCTGTTTTTGGGCCTGGCACAAATGTTATCCCTACCATTCATGTCAACGACCTTGCAGG GGTTATTCAGAATGTAATCGACCACAAACCAAAGACACATTATTTCCTCGCTGTGGATGATTCCAATAATACGTTTGAGGATATTGTGAAG ATAATAAGCTTTGTGCTCGGTCCAGGGAAGATCAAGAAAGTCCCTAAGGAGGAGGCCTACCTCACCAAAGTTCTGACG AACGCTGATGTGGATTACCTGAGTGTCAACCTGCGGATAGAGCCAGTCTTTCTGAAGGAAACCTTCAACCTTCACTGGGTGTCGGAGGCTGGCATCATTGATAACATCAACCGGGTGGTGGAGGAATACAAACTGTTGAGATTACTACTG CCCATCAGAATCTGTCTCTTGGGTCCTCCAGCAGTAGGAAAGAGCAGCGTGGCAGAGAAACTGTGTCAACATTACAAACTGCACCACATCAACCTCAAAGAGGTCATTGATGAGAAGATGCAACAGCTG GAGGAGGCTGTGAATGGGActgagcaggagggagagagtgaggaggcgCTCAGTAACGCTCAGGACCAACTGGACTCTCTGAAGGACAGCATGGAGCAAAATGGAG GTCGCCTGAGCGACGGGCTTGTGTACCGTATCATGCGTGATAAGCTGAACTCAACGCCTTGCAGGAACCATGGCTTCGTCCTCGACGGCTTCCCCAAGTCCTACGATCAGGCCAAGGAGATCTTCTATG GTGAGCAGGATAATCCCAGGTCCAAAATGCCTGCCTTCAACAAGAAGATCATTCCTG AGTTCATTTTCTCCCTGGAGGCATCGGATGACTTTTTAAAGGAGCGGGTGCAGAACTTACCTGAGAGTGTGGCAGAGGAAATGCACTACTCTAAAGACGAGTACCTTACCCGGCTGAAGAAGTTTAGAAAGGCCAACGTGGAAGATGAAACGGTTCTGAACTACTTTGACGAGCTGGAGATTCACCCAGAGCACATTG aggtgAACAATGCCGTCGATCCTGAATACGGTGCTGTGATGGACAAAATCACCAGGCTGGTGGGGCGTCCCAGGAACTACGGACCCacccctgaggagagagaggagatggagaggaagtcCGTAGAGGAGACAGCACAGCGCCTGGTACTGGAGACAGCAGAGTGGAATAGGAGGGAGGCTGAGACCGCTGCCAAGATGGCCACACAGCTCGAGGAGTGG AACCGTCACGTGACTGAGGTGAAGAGGCAGGAGCATGAGCTGCTGGAGGCTCGCTCCACCCCCCTGAGGAACTACCTGATGAATTACGTAATGCCTTCTCTCACTGAGGgcatgatggagtgctgcaagGCCAAGCCAGACGACCCGGTAGACTTCCTG GCTGAATATCTCCTCCGGAATAATTCACAAGATTAG